The sequence ATACATGTCATGATCCTTATATCTTAATTTATGTAAAAGACTcacttttttcaaatatttctcaGGGGAACATGTAGATTTGTCATGCTAGAGTACTCTCTCTCAATAGGAATAAAAAAATATAGTTTTACATGTTAAAAGTTAACCATACTATTTAAAAACATCCAAGTCCACTAAAAAGTACAGTATATACTGTTTTAGACTCTGCTATACTTCCTACTTTTTAATGATTTGCCAGATGTGGTGATTTGTCTCTCCTTCTTATAAGCCAGACATCTAAGGCTGAGTCCAAAGATATAACAACAGTGAAAGAAGTAGCTAAAAATGCACTGTTTCAGATATTGAAATATGAAGGAAGCAAATTACTATATGACAGATTTGTAGCTCTTCATGTTATTACTAAGCCAAATCAAACATTAGTGAACAAGAGAAATAACCACCTTTTTGTAAGCTCAGTGAAAAAGACTGAttgttttaagcattttaattctgaaatacAAAGCATTCGTTTCACTTACAGGATACTAGTAAATAGCATTTCAAAATTAGGAAATCATATCACTAACCTCTGTACTTTTTACTGAAAGATGCACAATTTTCTTAAATTTACaatctctatttttaaaaaagccacacCCTTAAAAATTACTGTAgatattacaaaataaaaacccGATGGATTTTTATAATCACTGGACAATTCCTTTCCCCATTGGTAATTTTGGTTGTAACTAGATCTTCTAATAAGAAGGATTAGTGGGGTGCAGATTGCTTCTCTCCCTCAGTCCCTGCAGCAGGGCCGCTTTAGGAAAGGTGAGGAATTAACTTCTCGTCATCCACACGCCACCTAGTGATGAGGAAAGGGTGGATTGTCTTAAAAGGGAACAGAAAGGACAGAAGGATGAAAATGCTCACAGCACCCGTCCCACCGATCGCCTTTCTTGAAAGCTAGAAAAGCAATTTGGATAAGGGATGCGATGGGAACTACAAAGAGGAATGAAGCTGCTATTAAAAAGTCTCGCAACACTTCACTTCCAGTctgtaatttgatttttttttccttaagcaACTAATTTCTCCCCTTTGTTGCAAGGAACTGGCAGTTCAAAGAGATCACCCTAATTGCCTCTTCTAAATCGTATCCAGAGCTTGACCTCCGCCCCAGGCAGCAGTCAACTAATTACGCAGCCAATGAGGGGGTGGACTGAGCCGCACGGACACgagccacacacacccccccccccaccccatgttctCGCCTGCACCGCAACCCGGCGTGTAACGATTTGTAATTCTCTTTGTTCCTCTCTCGGATCGATGTCCTCCTCCTTCACGCCACCTCTCCTGGCTGCTTCCTTCGGTGGCATTTGCAGGAGCGGAAAGGAGAAGCAGCCGCCTGGAAAATAACAACCTGCAGCCGCCGCCGCAGCCGCTCCTCTCCCAGCTTTGCGAGGCATGGCCCACCCActggaggggcaggagagagaagccCTGCTGTGCCCTCTGCCTCACGagtgcctcctccccacccagtcCGCGGCCATCTGCAGCCCCTCAGCCGCCCGGCGGCATGGGCAGCGGCGCGACTCCCTCCTGACAGGGGCCACCCCGCCGCAAGCCCCGCTCCTCGGGAAAGACGCGCTCCATTAACTTGCCAGGCGCGATTACGCtgcttcctccccccctccctggaACTTGTTGCTGGTGGTGCTTGGCGGCGGCGGGGGAAGCCCCGGTAGCTCTGGCCCCTGGGCTCGGGGCTGGCTTTCCCAGTGGCTCCCGTCTCTCCGCCTTTCCCGACAGGGCCCCGCGGATGAAAAAAAAGTCTCTATGCAAGTGAGCGCTCTGGCCAGACTTTGCCAGGTACGTACCGCGGGCTGCGCCCGGGCCGGGGGAGGGCGAGccgagcctggggctgggggggtccctGCCTCTAGCCAGCAAACTGCACCCGGCCAGGGGAACCAGGGAGGCTCCCTCAGCCTCGGGTCCCGCTCCAAACCTCTCCCCGACACCGTCCGTACCGCGAGCCCCCTTCCCCCTAATCGCACACGAGGCTCACTGATCCCTTCCCTGGCCCCCTCCTCTTGCACTATGGAgaccccctcatccccctgcctCCCTAGCCTCAGCATGCCCCCCTCCGTGCACTGTGCAGACCCCCAGTTACCCTGCCTCAGCAtggccccctccctgcactaTGGAGCCCCCCTAATCCCCTGCCTCCCTAGCCTCAGGATGCCCCCCTTCGTGCACTATGGAGACCCCCAGTCACCCTGCCTCCCTAGCCTCAGCATGCTCCCCCCTCCGTGCACTGTGCAGACCCCCAGTTACCCTGCCTCAGCATGGCCCCCTCTCTGCACTAtgccccccccaatcccctgcctcccTAACCTCAGCATGCCCCCCCTGTACCATGGAGCCCCCCTAATCCCCTGCCTCCCTAGCCTCAGCATGCCCCCCCTCCGTGCACTATGGAGACCCCCAGTCACCCTGCCTCCCTAGCCGCAGCATGCCCCCCTCCGTGCACTGTGCAGATCCCCAGTTACCCTGCCTCAGCAtggccccctccctgcactaTGGAGCCCCCCTAATCCCCTGCCTCCCTAGCCTCAGCATGCCCCCCCTCCGTGCAGGAGGGAGACCGCCTAATTCCCCTGCCTCAGCAtggccccctccctgcactaTGGAGAccccctaagccccctgcctcccTAGCCTCAGCATGCCCCGCCCTCCGTGCACTGTGCAACCCCCCGGTTACCCTGCCTCAGCAtggccccctccctgcactaTGGAGCCCCCCAATCCCCCTGCCTCCCTAGCCTCAGCATGGGCGCCTCTTACCCCCGCCCCTCGCTGACCCCCCTGCACTACGGAGACCCCCTAAACCTCTATTCCCACCCAACCCGCGCTTCACTCCAGACTCCAAAACCCGTGTCTCCCCTCCAAGCTCCACAGTCACTGTAACGCATCCACACGTCTCTCCCTCCccgaccccagccccacccccctccccggcttTCCCCAAACTTCTCTtctcccgccccagcccccccataAACCGGCAGGCTCCTCCCCCCAACCGCTCCTTCGCCTGGATGCTTAAGCGCCCCACTGGCTAGTCCCCTGAGCCGGGGCCCTtctgaccccccccgccccctggctcTCCCCGGGCTCTGCGCTTCTCTCCTCCCGGCTCTGGACCCCGCCCCATCACCCCAGTCCCGATTTCCCCCTCGCCAGCAGGCAGCCGCCCCCTCCGTCGGGGGTTCCCCCGCGCGTCATTCTCTGCTCCAGCGTGTTTTCCTGGAAGAAAACTTGCCGTGAAGTTTAAGGCTGTCGCCTTGAGCTCCTCCCCCGGCCGcgggctccccctgccccttctcccagggCCGAAATCCCAGGAGCAACCGGGCGGGGGGGGATCAGTCCCGACGTCGCGCTGGGGCTCTGAATAGGGAAGGGGCGGCCGCCTTCGCCTGCCCACTCCCCTTCCAGCCGGGCCACTTAGCGTTGTGCAGagcgggaggggctggggagaaatTCTGCGGTAGCCCCCGGCTGGGAACTGTTTCGCGGCTGCCAGCGCCTCCCTCCTGCGCCCATTCCGCCGCCAGCGGCAGCTGCCTGGCTCCTCCGGCAGGAACAGGTGGGCGGAGAGTCGGGGTGGGCGCACATCGCTAGGGCAGAAAGATCTTCCCCTAGCTCCGGGTGGCTGGCCCTAGCTGGCTGCTGGGTGCACATCCTTCGCAGGCTGTGTCTGTATGCAACAGACGGACCTTTCTTCACAGGAACCAGCTGGTAGGGAGGGTGAGGTTTTTTTGGACACCAGTGCATGATGAATTTCCCAATACTCTGATTTATTATCTTAAGCCACTgggagggaaaagggaggagacAAGACAAGTCTTTAAATAAATACTAATACTAATGAATAAATGAATAGTAATGTTCAGTACTTTGATATTGTGTgagcatttttatttattcattttttaaaaatttatattttaGTGGCCAAGCCTAGATTGGCTCTGAAGTGAtccctcagcagcagctgcactAGCAGGTTGGACCATGGCAGCAGGAGTAGCAGCTTGGTTGCCATTTGCGCGGGCGGCAGCCATAGGATGGATGCCAGTGGCCACGAATCCCATGCCagctgctccccggcaggagagAAAGCGAAGCCAGGACTCTCTGATTGTGTTGAACGTGAGTGGTACCCAGTTCCAGACATGGCAGGACACCCTGGAGCGCTACCCTGATACACTACTGGGCAGCTCGGAGCGGGACTTCTTCTACCATGCAGAGACACAGCAGTACTTTTTTGACCGGGATCCTGACATCTTCCGTCACATTCTCAACTTCTATCGTACAGGGAAGCTGCACTACCCCCGCCAAGAATGTATATCAGCATACGACGAGGAGCTGGCCTTCTTTGGCATCATCCCTGAGATCATAGGTGACTGCTGCTATGAGGAGTACAAGGATCGCCGACGTGAGAATGCTGAGCGCCTGCAGGATGATGCAGATCAGGATCATGCGGCTGAGAGTTCCCTGCCTTCCATGACAACTCGGGAGAGAATGTGGCGGGCCTTCGAAAATCCACACACAAGTACACTGGCCCTGGTCTTCTACTATGTCACTGGTTTCTTCATTGCTATCTCTGTCATTGCCAATGTGGTGGAGACAGTGCCCTGTGGGGTAAACCCTGGTCGCATCAAGGAGCTGCCCTGTGGGGAGCGCTATGCTGTGGCTTTCTTCTGCCTGGATACTGCCTGTGTCATGATCTTCACTGTTGAGTATCTGCTGCGTCTGGTGGCAGCCCCCAACCGCTACAAGTTTGTGCGCAGTGTCATGAGTGTTATTGATGTAGTGGCCATCATGCCCTATTACATTGGTCTGGTGATGACAGATAACGAGGATGTCAGTGGGGCCTTTGTGACACTGCGTGTCTTCCGTGTCTTCCGGATCTTTAAGTTTTCCCGCCACTCACAGGGGCTGCGCATCCTGGGTTACACGCTAAAAAGCTGTGCCTCGGAGTTGGGCTTTCTCCTCTTCTCACTGACCATGGCTATCATCATCTTTGCCACGGTCATGTTCTATGCAGAGAAAGGTTCATCGTCCAGCAAGTTCACCAGTATCCCTGCGGCCTTCTGGTACACCATCGTCACTATGACAACGCTGGGGTAAGTGCAGATTTGCTTTGGCAATGGCCAACATTTTAACAACTTTACTGTCACAAAAGAGcaagtttgattttaaaaacttCATTAGAAAAAGTGGGAGTACCAGTATTTGTTACAAAAACTTTATAGACACAAGTGGGTGCTTTATACATTCTATTTTAAACCCATGTGAATAGGTAGGTGTAAAAGTGTTGCCAGAGGATAAACGTAAATAATTTATTACAGAATCAAAATTATATGTAGTTTCTTTACTCTTTGCTTTTGCAGATGGGACAGTTAGAGTATTTTTTGTAGTCTCCAGGAGGTGTCAGTGGGTCTTTAATGATGTGATATAAGTCCTAGAAAGATCCTTTACAATATTTGCTAATGTAGTGGCAATTAACAAAAGCGCCAAGATAATCTTACCATATAGAAAACAGTGTAGCTCTGCCATTTTGTTTGAACCAAAGTGATATATAGAAACAGACTTGGATACTATAAAGTCAGTCGAATTCACAAAAGCATAAGTAAAGCTTTAAACTTCACAAAGGCCAAACCTTGATCCCATTAAATCACtggcaaaattccctttgacttcagtgggactaggaaTTGGCCAAAAGTGAATGACATGTGTCAACCTACATACACTTATGAAAGTGCCTGTGAAGCTGACTGAGAAAGTATGACTAACATGTGACTAATTTAATTCCAGTATATATGTTAAAAGTTGTTCTAGTTATAAATTAAACTTCCCAATAATTTGGAATTAAAATATATCACAGTTGACATTTAAGATCCAATGAGTTTTGGTGGTTAGTTAGGAGActtcattgtttaaaaatgatATTTATATCATTGTAGCTGTTTATTCTATAGATAAGGTCATGGAAATGTATTTCTCTGTGATGCTAACAGATTTAGAAAGGTTGGTTAATTTGAGGAGGCAATTTGTCATTCTAGTCTTACTTCTGTGATATATAGCATGTTGTAATAGCTATTATATTGAATCTGAATAGGAGTTTATTCATTGTAAATTTCTAGTTCTTTTATGACTGGGCGTATTAAGAGACAAAACTTTTCTCTGTCACTAAGACCATCCTTTCATTAATCAAACCTTTCATCACATCTTATTTAAATTGTCTGGGTTTATGGAACATGCCTCTTTTTTTTACTTTACCAAAATGAAAGTAAACCTGTATAATGAATTAGTTTATTTATTACCTATTATCATAATCTAGATTTGAAAATCATGTAAAAAACTTTAAAGATAAAAGGGCTGTATTCTTCCATCAGTTTTTGTACAGAGCTTTTATCTTTAGTACAATATAACAAATGAAGATAAACACTGGAAATATTTCATGTGTCTTCTGGTATCGGTGTATAATGCCAGAAATGTGTTACAAGCTGTCATTGGTAACAAATTAAGGATTTGTTGTTATATTAGGTAAAATGCTCTTATTACTATAGTTTTTTAATACTgttacattattaattattatctaACCTGTCGATAATTTCAGCAAAATCAGTCATGATCAATTAACATCACTGAGAACATTTACCACTGGAGATGAAATAACA is a genomic window of Lepidochelys kempii isolate rLepKem1 chromosome 1, rLepKem1.hap2, whole genome shotgun sequence containing:
- the KCND2 gene encoding A-type voltage-gated potassium channel KCND2 isoform X1 produces the protein MAAGVAAWLPFARAAAIGWMPVATNPMPAAPRQERKRSQDSLIVLNVSGTQFQTWQDTLERYPDTLLGSSERDFFYHAETQQYFFDRDPDIFRHILNFYRTGKLHYPRQECISAYDEELAFFGIIPEIIGDCCYEEYKDRRRENAERLQDDADQDHAAESSLPSMTTRERMWRAFENPHTSTLALVFYYVTGFFIAISVIANVVETVPCGVNPGRIKELPCGERYAVAFFCLDTACVMIFTVEYLLRLVAAPNRYKFVRSVMSVIDVVAIMPYYIGLVMTDNEDVSGAFVTLRVFRVFRIFKFSRHSQGLRILGYTLKSCASELGFLLFSLTMAIIIFATVMFYAEKGSSSSKFTSIPAAFWYTIVTMTTLGYGDMVPKTIAGKIFGSICSLSGVLVIALPVPVIVSNFSRIYHQNQRADKRRAQKKARLARIRAAKSGTANAYMQSKRNGLLSNQLHQSTKEEEQNFLSKSGSSFETQHHHLLHCLEKTTGLSYVVDDPILSISCSTPFKNHEFVDEHIYEDSCMEVSTVNRSSSHSPSLSSQQGVTSTCCSRRHKKTFRIPNTNITGSRPGSIQELSTIQIRCVERTSPSNSRSSLNAKMEECVKLNCEQPYVTTAIISIPTPPVTTPEGDNRPESPLYSGGNIVRVSAL
- the KCND2 gene encoding A-type voltage-gated potassium channel KCND2 isoform X2: MAAGVAAWLPFARAAAIGWMPVATNPMPAAPRQERKRSQDSLIVLNVSGTQFQTWQDTLERYPDTLLGSSERDFFYHAETQQYFFDRDPDIFRHILNFYRTGKLHYPRQECISAYDEELAFFGIIPEIIGDCCYEEYKDRRRENAERLQDDADQDHAAESSLPSMTTRERMWRAFENPHTSTLALVFYYVTGFFIAISVIANVVETVPCGVNPGRIKELPCGERYAVAFFCLDTACVMIFTVEYLLRLVAAPNRYKFVRSVMSVIDVVAIMPYYIGLVMTDNEDVSGAFVTLRVFRVFRIFKFSRHSQGLRILGYTLKSCASELGFLLFSLTMAIIIFATVMFYAEKGSSSSKFTSIPAAFWYTIVTMTTLGYGDMVPKTIAGKIFGSICSLSGVLVIALPVPVIVSNFSRIYHQNQRADKRRAQKKARLARIRAAKSGTANAYMQSKRNGLLSNQLHQSTKEEEQNFLSKSGSSFETQHHHLLHCLEKTTNHEFVDEHIYEDSCMEVSTVNRSSSHSPSLSSQQGVTSTCCSRRHKKTFRIPNTNITGSRPGSIQELSTIQIRCVERTSPSNSRSSLNAKMEECVKLNCEQPYVTTAIISIPTPPVTTPEGDNRPESPLYSGGNIVRVSAL